The Misgurnus anguillicaudatus chromosome 21, ASM2758022v2, whole genome shotgun sequence genome includes a window with the following:
- the tmem9b gene encoding transmembrane protein 9B has translation MATLTSAGAVNPLSSLLVCLLLILSGHLSEAKNSEDIRCKCICPPYKDIDGQIYNQNVSLKDCNCLHVVEPMPVDGKDVEAYCLRCECKYEERSSGTIKVTIIIYLSILGLLLLYMVYLTLLEPMLKRRLFGHSQLIQSDDDVGDQQPFANAHDVLSRSRSRSNMLNKVEHAQQRWMRQVQEQRKSVFDRHVVLS, from the exons ATGGCTACACTGACTTCAGCAGGCGCTGTCAATCCGCTGTCTTCCTTGTTAGTTTGTTTGCTTCTGATATTATCAGGACATCTCTCAGAGGCTAAG AATTCAGAAGACATCAGGTGTAAATGTATCTGTCCGCCCTACAAAGATATTGATGGACAGATCTACAATCAAAACGTTTCTCTGAAGGACTG TAATTGCCTTCATGTGGTGGAGCCGATGCCTGTTGATGGAAAGGATGTGGAGGCATATTGTTTACGCTGTGAATGCAAATATGAAGAAAGAAGCTCTGGAACTATCAAA gtcaccattattatttatttgtctaTTCTGGGACTTTTACTCTTGTATATGGTCTATCTGACACTGTTGGAACCTATGTTGAAGAGAAGGCTGTTTGGCCATTCACAGCTTATTCAGAGTGATGATGATGTTGGA GACCAGCAGCCCTTCGCCAATGCCCACGATGTGCTTTCTCGCTCTCGTTCTCGTTCCAACATGCTAAACAAAGTGGAACATGCTCAGCAGCGCTGGATGAGGCAGGTCCAGGAACAGCGCAAGTCTGTCTTCGACCGCCATGTGGTGCTCAGCTAA